From one Lycium barbarum isolate Lr01 chromosome 6, ASM1917538v2, whole genome shotgun sequence genomic stretch:
- the LOC132644073 gene encoding uncharacterized protein LOC132644073 isoform X1 encodes MGMALLSFPRFLSLSVPKTPSFCCTCVMSVKMKAPGAVKKDNAAGAIVWYKHDLRLDDHPGIALASSMHRTLVPLYIFDPRILDRFSDEMLELLVFALEDLKSSLKEQGSNLMIRFGTAENVIEGLVKEVKAANIFVEEEVEFDLWRIVQGVKETLDMISGTPKLVIWNTPFYDIKSLKVLPKSYDEFKKLKLPSTSPLSSQVLPKADLSLSWGSLPTLEDLKKYIDGNAGTSLNRSSTSELQKAQTATLSSVVQGLREEEFNENSLSDSTLKKIRRKRPVKSAFVTQCGNIVGGGTSLVLDALSAYLRYLEGTSRDEWQEVHEKLRAAETREGASFGALFGSALLLGIISRRRVYYEAIEYEKKRNAGFISPFGYSAKTVAAAIDTVCSIEWYTLLALRSKEASSGVRIWRWNGHLIHYTLTGDEGPALLLVHGFGAFWSHYRDNIHDIAQGGNRVWAMTLLGFGESEKPNIVYTEVVWAKLLGDFIIEVVGEPVHLVGNSIGGYFSAIVTRLWPALVKSLILLNSAGNVIPGYSGAYHSDARQTSGAAWLGARFLSVFLRLNLRNTVRSCYPIRSDRADEWLIQEMLRASYDPGVVVVLESIFSFDLSVPLNYLLQEFEKRVLVLQGMKDPLSDSHSRLAMLREHCEGIVIRELNAGHCPHDEKPEEVNSIIQEWVVTLESELLTTSSKR; translated from the exons ATGGGCAtggctcttctttcttttccccGTTTTCTTTCACTATCAGTCCCCAAAACTCCTTCTTTCTGTTGTACTTGTGTAATGTCAGTGAAAATGAAAGCACCTGGTGCTGTGAAGAAAGATAATGCGGCAGGAGCTATAGTATGGTACAAGCACGATCTTCGTCTCGACGATCACCCTGGGATTGCTTTAGCTTCTTCTATGCATCGGACACTTGTACCTTTATACATCTTCGATCCCCGCATTCTTGACA GATTTTCTGATGAGATGCTGGAATTACTTGTTTTTGCGCTGGAGGATCTGAAGAGTTCACTGAAGGAGCAAGGATCTAATCTGATGATCAGGTTCGGGACTGCGGAGAATGTCATAGAAGGGCTCGTCAAAGAG GTCAAGGCTGCCAACATATTTGTAGAGGAGGAGGTAGAGTTTGACTTATGGAGAATAGTACAAGGTGTAAAAGAGACCTTGGATATGATATCGGGGACCCCAAAACTTGTAATATGGAACACTCCATTTTATGATATCAAG AGCTTAAAGGTTTTGCCGAAATCATACGATGAATTCAAGAAGCTCAAATTGCCTTCTACGTCACCTCTTTCTTCCCAAGTGTTACCAAAAGCAGATTTGAGCTTGTCCTGGG GTTCTTTGCCCACATTAGAAGATTTGAAGAAATATATAGATGGCAATGCTGGCACGTCCCTAAACAGATCTTCTACAAGTGAATTGCAGAAAGCCCAGACTGCAACTCTGAGTAGTGTTGTTCAAGGTCTGAGAGAGGAAGAGTTCAATGAAAACAGTCTAAGTGATTCAACTCTCAAGAAAATTCGGAGGAAGAGACCTGTAAAGTCAGCTTTTGTAACACAATGTGGAAATATAGTGGGAGGTGGTACAAGCCTAGTGTTGGATGCTTTGTCTGCATATTTGAGATATCTGGAGGGCACTTCCCGAGATGAATGGCAGGA GGTACATGAAAAACTGCGTGCAGCTGAAACTCGGGAAGGAGCCTCATTTGGTGCCCTTTTTGGATCTGCTCTTCTTCTTGGAATAATTTCCAGAAGAAGAGTGTATTATGAAGCGATTGAATACGAGAAAAAACGAAATGCTGGATTTATATCACCTTTTGGATACTCGGCCAAAACAGTTGCTGCAGCAATTGATACTGTGTGTTCAATAGAg TGGTATACGCTGTTGGCTTTAAGAAGTAAGGAAGCTAGTTCCGGTGTTAGGATTTGGAGATGGAATGGCCATTTGATTCAT TATACACTTACTGGGGATGAAGGCCCTGCTCTTCTTCTTGTGCATGGTTTTGGTGCTTTTTGGAGCCATTATCGTGACAATATACATGATATTGCGCAAGGTGGAAATCGAGTCTGGGCGATGACACTCCTGGGGTTTGGTGAATCAGAAAAACCAAATATTGTTTACACTGAAGTTGTGTGGGCTAAATTGCTCGGAGATTTCATAATTGAAGTAGTGGGAGAACCTGTCCATCTTGTTGGAAACTCAATTGGTG GCTATTTTTCCGCCATTGTTACTCGTCTTTGGCCTGCTTTGGTGAAGTCTCTGATCCTTTTGAACAGTGCTGGCAATGTTATTCCTGGATATTCTGGTGCATACCATTCTGAT GCTAGGCAAACTTCAGGAGCAGCCTGGCTAGGTGCTCGTTTCCTTTCAGTGTTCTTGCGTTTGAATCTTAGGAACACAGTGAGAAGTTGCTATCCAATT agaagtgatcgtgcaGACGAGTGGCTTATCCAAGAGATGCTGCGAGCA TCTTATGACCCCGGTGTAGTGGTGGTCTTAGAAAGTATTTTCAGCTTTGATCTTTCTGTCCCTCTTAATTATCTTTTGCAAGAATTTGAGAAGAGAGTACTTGTATTACAG GGAATGAAAGATCCACTTTCTGACTCGCATTCAAGGTTAGCCATGCTGAGAGAACACTGTGAAGGAATTGTAATCAGAGAGCTAAATGCTG GCCATTGCCCACATGATGAGAAACCAGAGGAAGTCAACTCTATCATTCAGGAATGGGTAGTGACACTTGAAAGTGAACTACTTACAACTAGCTCAAAAAGGTAG
- the LOC132644073 gene encoding uncharacterized protein LOC132644073 isoform X2, which translates to MGMALLSFPRFLSLSVPKTPSFCCTCVMSVKMKAPGAVKKDNAAGAIVWYKHDLRLDDHPGIALASSMHRTLVPLYIFDPRILDRFSDEMLELLVFALEDLKSSLKEQGSNLMIRFGTAENVIEGLVKEVKAANIFVEEEVEFDLWRIVQGVKETLDMISGTPKLVIWNTPFYDIKSLKVLPKSYDEFKKLKLPSTSPLSSQVLPKADLSLSWGSLPTLEDLKKYIDGNAGTSLNRSSTSELQKAQTATLSSVVQGLREEEFNENSLSDSTLKKIRRKRPVKSAFVTQCGNIVGGGTSLVLDALSAYLRYLEGTSRDEWQEVHEKLRAAETREGASFGALFGSALLLGIISRRRVYYEAIEYEKKRNAGFISPFGYSAKTVAAAIDTVCSIEWYTLLALRSKEASSGVRIWRWNGHLIHYTLTGDEGPALLLVHGFGAFWSHYRDNIHDIAQGGNRVWAMTLLGFGESEKPNIVYTEVVWAKLLGDFIIEVVGEPVHLVGNSIGGYFSAIVTRLWPALVKSLILLNSAGNVIPGYSGAYHSDARQTSGAAWLGARFLSVFLRLNLRNTVRSCYPI; encoded by the exons ATGGGCAtggctcttctttcttttccccGTTTTCTTTCACTATCAGTCCCCAAAACTCCTTCTTTCTGTTGTACTTGTGTAATGTCAGTGAAAATGAAAGCACCTGGTGCTGTGAAGAAAGATAATGCGGCAGGAGCTATAGTATGGTACAAGCACGATCTTCGTCTCGACGATCACCCTGGGATTGCTTTAGCTTCTTCTATGCATCGGACACTTGTACCTTTATACATCTTCGATCCCCGCATTCTTGACA GATTTTCTGATGAGATGCTGGAATTACTTGTTTTTGCGCTGGAGGATCTGAAGAGTTCACTGAAGGAGCAAGGATCTAATCTGATGATCAGGTTCGGGACTGCGGAGAATGTCATAGAAGGGCTCGTCAAAGAG GTCAAGGCTGCCAACATATTTGTAGAGGAGGAGGTAGAGTTTGACTTATGGAGAATAGTACAAGGTGTAAAAGAGACCTTGGATATGATATCGGGGACCCCAAAACTTGTAATATGGAACACTCCATTTTATGATATCAAG AGCTTAAAGGTTTTGCCGAAATCATACGATGAATTCAAGAAGCTCAAATTGCCTTCTACGTCACCTCTTTCTTCCCAAGTGTTACCAAAAGCAGATTTGAGCTTGTCCTGGG GTTCTTTGCCCACATTAGAAGATTTGAAGAAATATATAGATGGCAATGCTGGCACGTCCCTAAACAGATCTTCTACAAGTGAATTGCAGAAAGCCCAGACTGCAACTCTGAGTAGTGTTGTTCAAGGTCTGAGAGAGGAAGAGTTCAATGAAAACAGTCTAAGTGATTCAACTCTCAAGAAAATTCGGAGGAAGAGACCTGTAAAGTCAGCTTTTGTAACACAATGTGGAAATATAGTGGGAGGTGGTACAAGCCTAGTGTTGGATGCTTTGTCTGCATATTTGAGATATCTGGAGGGCACTTCCCGAGATGAATGGCAGGA GGTACATGAAAAACTGCGTGCAGCTGAAACTCGGGAAGGAGCCTCATTTGGTGCCCTTTTTGGATCTGCTCTTCTTCTTGGAATAATTTCCAGAAGAAGAGTGTATTATGAAGCGATTGAATACGAGAAAAAACGAAATGCTGGATTTATATCACCTTTTGGATACTCGGCCAAAACAGTTGCTGCAGCAATTGATACTGTGTGTTCAATAGAg TGGTATACGCTGTTGGCTTTAAGAAGTAAGGAAGCTAGTTCCGGTGTTAGGATTTGGAGATGGAATGGCCATTTGATTCAT TATACACTTACTGGGGATGAAGGCCCTGCTCTTCTTCTTGTGCATGGTTTTGGTGCTTTTTGGAGCCATTATCGTGACAATATACATGATATTGCGCAAGGTGGAAATCGAGTCTGGGCGATGACACTCCTGGGGTTTGGTGAATCAGAAAAACCAAATATTGTTTACACTGAAGTTGTGTGGGCTAAATTGCTCGGAGATTTCATAATTGAAGTAGTGGGAGAACCTGTCCATCTTGTTGGAAACTCAATTGGTG GCTATTTTTCCGCCATTGTTACTCGTCTTTGGCCTGCTTTGGTGAAGTCTCTGATCCTTTTGAACAGTGCTGGCAATGTTATTCCTGGATATTCTGGTGCATACCATTCTGAT GCTAGGCAAACTTCAGGAGCAGCCTGGCTAGGTGCTCGTTTCCTTTCAGTGTTCTTGCGTTTGAATCTTAGGAACACAGTGAGAAGTTGCTATCCAATT tga